TCCGCGAAGGTGGTCTGCGGCAACGTCCCGACCGCCAACGCCACGGTCTACATCGTCGACACCGTGCTGATGCCTAAGTAGGCCCGGCACCCTCCCGAGCGGTACCGCTGTTCTCCCGCCCCGTCGCGTCCCGGCTGAGCTCGCCCGGCCACCACGCGACGGGGCCGAGGTCCCGTACGAGCGCGGGCACGAGCAGCGAGCGGACGACGAGGGTGTCCAGGAGGACGCCGAACGCGACGATGAAGGCGATCTGCACCAAGAAGGCGAGCGGAATGACGCCCAGTGCCGCGAACGTGGCGGCGAGCACCACCCCGGCGGACGTGATGACGCCGCCGGTCGCGGTCAGTCCGCGCAGGACGCCCTCGCGGACCCCGTGCCGCAGCGACTCCTCCCGCACCCTGGACATCAGGAAGATGTTGTAGTCGACGCCGAGCGCGACCAGGAACACGAATCCGTACAGCGGGACCGAGGAGTCGGTGCCGCTGAAACCGAAGACGTACCGGAAGACCAGGGCCGAGACACCGAGGGTGGCGAAGAAGTTCAGGGCCACCGTGGCCACGAGCAGCAGCGGCATCACGAGGGAGCGGAGAAGACCCACGAGGATGGCCAGGATGACGGCGAGCACCACCGGCACGATGAGCATCCGGTCGCGCTCGGCGGTCCGCTGGGTGTCGTACCGCTGCGCCGTGTAGCCGCCGACGAGGGCGTCCGCCCCCGGCACCGCGTGCACGGACGTACGGAGCCGCGCCACCGCCGCCTTGGCCGCGTCGCTGTCGGCCGCGTCGGTCAGGGTGACGTCGATCCGGACCCGTCCGTCGACGACCAGCGGGGCTCCGGCCCCCGGCCGGCCGGAGGTCGTGACGGCCGCGGCCGAGTCCACTCCCTCGACCCGCTCCGCGGCCTCGGTCACCCGGGCGGCCGTGTCCGCGTCGGCGATCACGATCGCGGGGTTGCCCGCGCCACCGGGGAAGTGCCGTCCGAGCTGCTCCTGCGCGGCGACGGAGGGGGCGTCGTTCACGAAGATCTCGTCGAGCGGGACCCCCTTGGACTCCAGGACCGGCGCGAACGCGGCGCAGGCGAGCAGCCCGGCGAGGGTCGCCGCCCACACCTTGCGGGGAGCTCGGTCCACCAGCGAGGCCACACGGCGCCAGATCCCGTGGCCGCCGCCCTCGGACTCGGACGGGCGGGGACGGGAGGGCCAGTACGCGGCGCGGCCGAGCAGGACCAGGACGGCGGGCAGGAAGGTCAGCGTGCTGAGCACGGCGCAGACGATGCCGATGGCGCCCACCGGGCCGAGGGCCCGGTTGTTGGTCAGATCGCTGAACAGCAGCGCGAGCAGGGCGAGCGCGACGGTGGCCGCACTGGCCGTGATGGGGCCGGCGGACTGGCGCAGCGCCGCGCGCATGGCGGGGACACGCTCTCCGTCGAGTCGGGCGAGCTCCTCGCGGTAGCGGGCGGCGAGGAGCAGCGCGTAGTCGGTGGCGGCGCCGATGACCAGGATCGACAGGATGCCCTGCACCTGTCCGTCGACCCGGACGACGTCGTGGTCGGCGAGCACGTACACGACGGCGCAGGCGAGTGCGAGTGCGAGCACCGCGCCGACGATGATGATCAGGGGCAGCAGCACGCTGCGGTACACGAGCAGCAGGATGAGCAGCACGGTGACCAGCGCGACCATGAGCAGCAGTCCGTCGATGCCGGCGAAGGCGTCCGACAGATCGGCCTGGGTGGCGGCGGGACCGGCGAGCCACACGGTCGTCCCGGGCACGGAGGAGGCCGCCTTGTCGATCTCCGCCAGCGTGGGCGCGAGCTCGTCGCCGAGGTCGGGGCGGAGCTGGACGACTCCGCGCAGCGCCTCACCGTCCTCGGAGGGGAGGGCCGGGGTCGGGGTGCCGACGACACCGGGCCGCCCGGTGAGCGTGGCCAGCGCACGCGTGGCCGCGGAGCGGGTCTCGGCGTCGATCGGCGCGCCGCCGGGTGAGGTCCAGACGACGAGCGCGGGAAGCGTCTCGTCCTGGCGGAAGGCCCGCTGGGCCTCGATCACCCGGGTGGACTCGGCGCTTTGGGGGAGAAAGGCGGCCTGGTCGTTGGTGGCCACCTCTCCGAGCTTGCCCGCGTACGGGCCGAGCCCGCCGCCGACGGCGAGCCAGAGGACGAGCAGGACGAGGGGCAGCAGTCGGGCGGCCCATCGTGTGGGGCGGGGCATACGGACTCCAGGGCAGGGGTCTGTCGACACGGAAGAAGTGTCTCAAGGAGAAAGAATCTCAATGATTGAGAGAGATTGAAACACGGGGAAGCCCCGTGAGGGAGCAGGGGGGTGCCGGGCTCGCCGGGCGAGTGGGCGGAGAAGGGCGCGCCGGGGGTGCCGACGGGCCGGCCGTCCGCTGGTCCGGCCGCCGGTCCGCCCGCCCGCCCACCGGGCCGGCGACGGGTGGGCGGCGGCCCTGGGCATGGGCCGTCGGGGCCGTGACGGGCCGGGACTCGACCGGTCGCCGGCGGACGACGGGCTCGGCGGGGCGCCGGGGGCCTCGGTCAGCGGCGGGGGACGTGCAGGTCGCCGAGTTCCTCGTTCAGCGCGTCCAGGAAGCGCACGGCCGCGGCCAGCTCCTCCGCGTCGAACCGCAACCGGGCCCGCTCCGCCGCCTGCGCCAGCGGCATGAAGTAGCTGCGCGCGGCGGCCTTCGCCCCCTCGGCGTAGTGCACGTGCACGACCCTGCGATCGGCGCTCTCCCGGGAGCGGCGGATGTGCCCGGCCCGTTCGAGCCGGTCGAGACAGGCCGTGACCGCGCCCGAGGTCAGCCCCAGGTGCTCCCGCAGCCGGCCCGGCGTCAGCGGCTCCGGGCTGTCCAGGACGACCGAGAGCGCCTGCACGTCCGTGGGATGCAGTCCCTGCGCGAGCGCGAAACCATGGACCAGTCGGTTGATCTCACCGTTCGTCCGTCGCAGCGCGCGGGCGAAACTCAGCGCATCACCCGGCACGCCCCCGGGCGCGGTCCCACCGGTCTCGGGTTCCTCTGTACTGGCCACACGATCAGCCTATAGATACCGGCCGGTGCATCCGCGGCGGCCGCACCTCCGGAAGAGAACAGGTGGAAGCTCGAACCCCCGGCCGGTGGGGCAGCGTGGCACCCGCGCCGCCGACGCCCCCACCGACGACGCGTCTCCACCGGAACGCGTCTTCACCGGCGGACGGACCTCCACCGACGACGGAACGGAGCAGATCCATGAGCGACGCGTCAGGGCACGAGTCCCCGGGACCGCTGTGCCTGGTCACCGGTGCCAGCGGCTACATCGGCGGCCGCCTCGTCCCCGAACTCCTGGAGGCCGGATTCCGGGTGCGGTGCCTGGCCCGTACGCCCGCGAAACTGCGCGACCACCCCTGGGCCGGGGAGGTGGAGGTCGTCCGGGGCGACGTCACCGACGCCGAGACCCTCGTTCCCGCCTTCCAGGACGTCGACGTCGCGTACTACCTGGTGCACGCCCTGGGCGCCGGGCACGGCTTCGAGCGCACCGACCGCGCGGCGGCCCGGAACTTCGCCCGGCAGGCCCGCGCGGCCGGGGTCGGTCGCATCGTCTACCTCGGCGGCCTCACCCCGCGCGGCGTGCCCGACCAGGAGCTCTCGCCGCACCTGCGGTCACGCACCGAGGTGGGCCGCATCCTCCTGGAATCGGGAGTCCCCACCACGGTGCTCCGCGCCGCCGTCATCATCGGATCCGGCTCGGCCTCGTTCGAGATGCTCCGGTACCTCACCGAACGCCTGCCGGTGATGGTCACCCCGAGCTGGGTCCGCACCCGGATCCAGCCGATCGCCGTCCGGGACGTCCTCCGCTATCTCGTCGGCAGCGCGCGCATGCCCGCTGAGGTCAGCCGGGCCTTCGACATCGGCGGCCCCGACATCCTCACCTACCTCGGCATGATGCGCCGCTACGCCGCCGTCGCCGGACTGCCCCGGCGGCTCATCTTCCCCGTGCCGGTCCTCACCCCCCGGCTGTCCAGCCACTGGATCGGCCTCGTCACCCCGGTGCCCCGGTCCATCGCCCGCCCGCTCGCGGAGTCGCTCCGGCACGAAGTCGTCTGCGACGAGCACGACATCGCCGACTGGGTGCCGGACCCGCCCGGCGCCCCGCTCAGCTTCGAACGGGCCCTCGCCCTCGCCCTCCAACGGGTCCGCGAGGCGAAGACCACCACCCGCTGGTCCTCCGCTTCGATCCCCGGCGCCCCGAGCGATCCCCTGCCCACCGACCCGGACTGGGCGGGCGGCAGCCTCTACACCGACGAGCGCGAACTCACCGTCGACGCCTCGCCGCAGGCGCTGTGGCGGGTCGTCGAGGGCGTCGGCGGGGAGAACGGCTGGTACTCCTTCCCCCTCGCCTGGGCCGTTCGCGGCTGGGTCGACCGGCTCGTCGGAGGCGTCGGGCTGCGCCGGGGCCGGCGCGACGCCCTGCACCTGAGGGCCGGTGACTCGCTGGACTTCTGGCGGGTGGAGGAGATCGAACGGGGCCGGCTGCTGCGGCTGCGCGCCGAGATGAGGCTCCCCGGGCTCGCCTGGCTGGAGATGTACGCCGAACGTGACGACGACGGGGCGACGCGCTACCGCCAGCGGGCCCTGTTCCACCCCCGCGGTCTGGCCGGCCACGCCTACTGGTGGAGCGTCGCGCCGTTCCACGCCGTGGTCTTCGGCGGCATGGCCCGCAACATCGCGTCGACGGCGGAGGCGAGCGAGGCGGCGGGCAACGGCGCCCCCTCGTCCGCGTCCGCCCCCTCGTCCGCCCCCTCGCTCGCGTCCGACGCCCCGCTCGCGTCCGGACCGGCGCCCGCGTCCGACCCCGCGTCCTCGCGGGGTTCGTCGCCGTCGCCGGGGTCGTCGTCCGCCCCGTCACCCGCATCCGGCGCGCCCCCGAAGGGCGAATGACCTCCGCACGTCAGTACAGCGACCCACCGGGCAGGCGCCTCGCCGAGCCGGTCGGTGACCCCACGCCAGGAGCGGTGCCATGAACGTCTCGGTCGTCCTGTTCACCTCGGACCTCCGCGTCCACGACCATCCCCCGCTGCGCGCCGCGCTGGGCCGGGGGAACGAGGTCGTCCCGCTGTTCGTACGGGATCCGGCCGTGGCCCGGGCGGGCCAGGCGGCGCCCAACCGGGACGCGTTCCTCGCGGACTGCCTCGACTCCCTCGACGCAGGACTGCGCGAGCGCGGCGGCCGGCTCGTGGTGCGCTCGGGCGACCCCGTCGACGAGGTGCGCGCGGTCGTGCGGGAGGCCGACGCCGACGAGGTCCACATGGCGGCCGGCTGCAGCGGGTTCGCGCGGCGCCGCGAGGACCGCCTGCGGCACGCGCTGGAGGCGGACGGGCGGCGCCTGTACGTCCACGACGCCGTCGTCACCGCGCTGCCCACGGGTGCCGTGACTCCGGGCGGTTCGGACCACTACGCGGTCTTCACCCCGTACTTCAACCGCTGGTCCCGTGAACGGCTCCGCGAGCCGCTCGCCGCCCCACGGGTGATCCGGACCCCCCGGGGCGTCCGCTCCGAGAAGCTGCCGGCCCGCGCGGACGTGTCGGCCGTCTCGCAGGGTCTCGCCACCGGCGGCGAGCAGGAGGGCAGGAAGCGGCTGACCGACTGGCTGGCCCGGGGCGTCGACACCTACGAGGAGGGCCACGACGACCTCGCGGGCGACGTGACGTCCCGCCTCTCGCCGTACCTCCACTTCGGCGCCGTCTCGGCGGCCGAGGCGGTCCACCGTGCCCGGTCGCGGGGCGGGGCGGGCGCCGAGGCGTTCGTGCGCCAGCTCTGCTGGCGCGACTTCCACCACCAGGTCCTCGCCGCACGCCCCGACGCCGCCGCCGAGGACTACCGCACCCGTCACGACCGCTGGCGGCGCGGGAAGGAGGCGGACGCCGACCTCCGGGCGTGGCGCGAGGGCCGCACCGGCTACCCCGTCGTCGACGCCGCGATGCGCCAGCTCGCCCACGAGGGCTGGATGCACAACCGGGGGCGGCTGCTCACCGCCTCGTTCCTGACCAAGACCCTGTACATCGACTGGCGCGAGGGAGCGCGGCACTTCCTGGAACTCCTGGTCGACGGCGATGTCGCCAACAACCAGCTCAACTGGCAGTGGATGGCCGGCACGGGCACGGACAGCCGCCCCAACCGGGTGCTCAACCCGGTGATCCAGGGCAAGCGGTACGACCCGGACGGCGCGTACGTAAGGCGCTGGCTGCCGGAGCTCGCCGGGCTCGAAGGCCCCGCGGTCCACGAGCCGTGGAAGCTGCCCGGGCTCGAACGGGCCCGGTACGACTACCCGGACCCCGTCGTCGAACTCTCCGACGGCCTCGCCCGCTTCCGGCAGGCCCGCGGACAGGACTGAGAGCCGCTCAGTCGCCTCCCGGACCGGCGGCGGCCCCCTCGCCGTCCCGTGCGGCGACGCACAGACCGCGCAGCAGGGACAGGGCCTCCCGCAGCCCCGAGGGGCGCAGCATCCCCGGCCCCAGCGTCCGCCCCGCCCAGCCGGGGCCCGCGAGGAGGACCGCCGTCCGGGACCGGGCGCCCCGGACGCCCCACGCGGTGTCCGCGACATGGTGAGCCAGGGGATGGTCCGCGGTCGAGCGCGCCTGGGCCCACAGGGCGACCGCGGCGGGACCCGTCCTCCGTACCGCCTGGTCGAGCGCCTCCGGGGGCACGGCCGCCCCGAACATCAGGGTGGGGACACCGAGTTCGGCCAGCCCGGCGGCGAGCGCCTCCAGCGGGAGGGTGTGCTGCTCGTGCGGCACACAGGCGAGCAGCACCGGGGGAGTGCGCGCGCCCGAGGTCCTGGCACGCCCCGCCGCGCCGACCCGGCGCAAGGCCGTCGAGACGTGCCAGGACAGCAGGTGCTCCACCTCGACGTAACGGTCGTCCGAGGTCTCCCACTTGCGGCCCACGGCGTGCAGGGCGGGCGCCAGGACCTCCTCCCACGCGGTGACCAGGCCGTACCGCACGATCGTGGACTCCAGGAGCTCGTCCATGGCCCCCGAGTCCAGCCTGACGGCCGCGCGGCCCAGTCCCCGCAGCTCCCGTCGGACCTCGTCGAGGGTCGGCCCGGGGGCGGCGGGCGGGAC
This sequence is a window from Streptomyces sp. NBC_00691. Protein-coding genes within it:
- a CDS encoding SDR family oxidoreductase; this encodes MSDASGHESPGPLCLVTGASGYIGGRLVPELLEAGFRVRCLARTPAKLRDHPWAGEVEVVRGDVTDAETLVPAFQDVDVAYYLVHALGAGHGFERTDRAAARNFARQARAAGVGRIVYLGGLTPRGVPDQELSPHLRSRTEVGRILLESGVPTTVLRAAVIIGSGSASFEMLRYLTERLPVMVTPSWVRTRIQPIAVRDVLRYLVGSARMPAEVSRAFDIGGPDILTYLGMMRRYAAVAGLPRRLIFPVPVLTPRLSSHWIGLVTPVPRSIARPLAESLRHEVVCDEHDIADWVPDPPGAPLSFERALALALQRVREAKTTTRWSSASIPGAPSDPLPTDPDWAGGSLYTDERELTVDASPQALWRVVEGVGGENGWYSFPLAWAVRGWVDRLVGGVGLRRGRRDALHLRAGDSLDFWRVEEIERGRLLRLRAEMRLPGLAWLEMYAERDDDGATRYRQRALFHPRGLAGHAYWWSVAPFHAVVFGGMARNIASTAEASEAAGNGAPSSASAPSSAPSLASDAPLASGPAPASDPASSRGSSPSPGSSSAPSPASGAPPKGE
- a CDS encoding cryptochrome/photolyase family protein, producing MNVSVVLFTSDLRVHDHPPLRAALGRGNEVVPLFVRDPAVARAGQAAPNRDAFLADCLDSLDAGLRERGGRLVVRSGDPVDEVRAVVREADADEVHMAAGCSGFARRREDRLRHALEADGRRLYVHDAVVTALPTGAVTPGGSDHYAVFTPYFNRWSRERLREPLAAPRVIRTPRGVRSEKLPARADVSAVSQGLATGGEQEGRKRLTDWLARGVDTYEEGHDDLAGDVTSRLSPYLHFGAVSAAEAVHRARSRGGAGAEAFVRQLCWRDFHHQVLAARPDAAAEDYRTRHDRWRRGKEADADLRAWREGRTGYPVVDAAMRQLAHEGWMHNRGRLLTASFLTKTLYIDWREGARHFLELLVDGDVANNQLNWQWMAGTGTDSRPNRVLNPVIQGKRYDPDGAYVRRWLPELAGLEGPAVHEPWKLPGLERARYDYPDPVVELSDGLARFRQARGQD
- a CDS encoding MMPL family transporter; its protein translation is MPRPTRWAARLLPLVLLVLWLAVGGGLGPYAGKLGEVATNDQAAFLPQSAESTRVIEAQRAFRQDETLPALVVWTSPGGAPIDAETRSAATRALATLTGRPGVVGTPTPALPSEDGEALRGVVQLRPDLGDELAPTLAEIDKAASSVPGTTVWLAGPAATQADLSDAFAGIDGLLLMVALVTVLLILLLVYRSVLLPLIIIVGAVLALALACAVVYVLADHDVVRVDGQVQGILSILVIGAATDYALLLAARYREELARLDGERVPAMRAALRQSAGPITASAATVALALLALLFSDLTNNRALGPVGAIGIVCAVLSTLTFLPAVLVLLGRAAYWPSRPRPSESEGGGHGIWRRVASLVDRAPRKVWAATLAGLLACAAFAPVLESKGVPLDEIFVNDAPSVAAQEQLGRHFPGGAGNPAIVIADADTAARVTEAAERVEGVDSAAAVTTSGRPGAGAPLVVDGRVRIDVTLTDAADSDAAKAAVARLRTSVHAVPGADALVGGYTAQRYDTQRTAERDRMLIVPVVLAVILAILVGLLRSLVMPLLLVATVALNFFATLGVSALVFRYVFGFSGTDSSVPLYGFVFLVALGVDYNIFLMSRVREESLRHGVREGVLRGLTATGGVITSAGVVLAATFAALGVIPLAFLVQIAFIVAFGVLLDTLVVRSLLVPALVRDLGPVAWWPGELSRDATGRENSGTAREGAGPT
- a CDS encoding MarR family winged helix-turn-helix transcriptional regulator, coding for MASTEEPETGGTAPGGVPGDALSFARALRRTNGEINRLVHGFALAQGLHPTDVQALSVVLDSPEPLTPGRLREHLGLTSGAVTACLDRLERAGHIRRSRESADRRVVHVHYAEGAKAAARSYFMPLAQAAERARLRFDAEELAAAVRFLDALNEELGDLHVPRR
- a CDS encoding MerR family transcriptional regulator, which produces MSELSPGLTSGAVARRLGVAPTTLRSWDRRYGIGPAAHESGRHRRWSPDDIAVLQEMCRLTASGVPPAEAARAARAGAVTAPPATGETPVPPAAPGPTLDEVRRELRGLGRAAVRLDSGAMDELLESTIVRYGLVTAWEEVLAPALHAVGRKWETSDDRYVEVEHLLSWHVSTALRRVGAAGRARTSGARTPPVLLACVPHEQHTLPLEALAAGLAELGVPTLMFGAAVPPEALDQAVRRTGPAAVALWAQARSTADHPLAHHVADTAWGVRGARSRTAVLLAGPGWAGRTLGPGMLRPSGLREALSLLRGLCVAARDGEGAAAGPGGD